In a single window of the Drosophila albomicans strain 15112-1751.03 chromosome 3, ASM965048v2, whole genome shotgun sequence genome:
- the LOC117572421 gene encoding PDZ and LIM domain protein Zasp isoform X5: MSANVADEQSSSAIYGQINNNYNISGDNAAYTLPAQQASVNVSSAGADQPFEYVTLTGNVIRSVQPPGKGVGANYRVNQGYARPYGASQPPAAAPKSPVPVSYPPQQQQQSPRPNAGNAYATLPRSNVGQQASEEEGLQPEFEEECYEMDVEVALAASRRSHGSSFTWPPPQDENHAAPTAAPLYIAPPETQHVVVANPVQEVPPLPPGTASSRLDPQPQPQQQQQPLQLPQQLQQPQQLPQATPQWQSYSAPQLSNQRSQQPQIQEQESSSDSYTSTSTTTTTTSEEYQRMYAAQLQAYQMQQAYEQSGSEFDYQLDYGSAMDVQEYASGRRSAQECVDSLSAPLSTYKLIDMVREVTPSPVTVPQPAAAQPAARHVVFNDEPEIKELPQLHTELETIPESASEAELAAQPATAWAAVGDDADDREGLIIEQRCQILESERMFQPTPEIKIEIAPVRPRPAPSKIPNPSPKEWINPMIRVLTTASDVPFHLVECPFPKPCDDDFEAAAAAAEEAAAAAAAAPVPASAPVSAPAPPQVAAPLPPVDSYAIELLRESPPRGTRLTQAMSTAPEFAVRFAPPAAEGIPLPEETVPYMPPPMDMKPYLREDYRPKSPFVSALTTAPERPFEGHFDRDVPIHLIDLPTPKEHLSMCDALCTAPDRGYTPLNPENATQRWDEEQKQQELKKYEFQVLDHEEELGIKPQPPESVEYYTTEDPQQRRKSSAFAAMQAFQPSREPLSSSSATNTVTNTPRASIASLSKEQTDLEYQKYCKAQQRNQKRLDFYHKKEEELQQQQQQQQPSQQQHLETNPINSNTLVTASNATASSNSSSTVQQSNNSTTIINNNNSNNLNLNSQINNNLNSNNISYVAQSQLQTQASSRSSFSATSTLTAVNTATKMDAHELIEETAEELEHSEVLFPPPSPLSHLKGKAVQSGLHKADTIPKYQRNWTVLPTQSPIRTPEPQELRENVPLAFVDAPKTDTVHKPIAKVCASVCGANNGSLPGAGSCSASGSGSVPTAARGSIVSLGQGQVKPTVQPSVPIIIEDRSGPVTMAFQSLDEFERPDQSQTPTRPYTPSMNSMINKPAPIIPFYQTPEKLLFDECPASHARDYNQGAASPFPDRARSPAPGPPPNPLAAIRAPRMKEPAESTLLSVSGPRLQAGSITTGQSYQGQLLAHSELSSQSASQSYTQQPEIVRERQIGNLNVQQREQSSQLQQQQQSQLQSQTKTQIGNTQIERRRKVTEEFEHTQSAKTIEIRTGSKTQSQLESQSQLESSERRQSYGRTGFVANQARRLSGLEQEISSLTSQSQAISARASTLGEGNFPQLRSPTFESKFPLNKPTPEATASSSLGPPPGFRQQQEQHQQQLQQLQQQQKSAFSSGFKSTSSVVSASQQQLRTQSAYTNAASSSLTSATSAIASSSLTSSTTASTTASASASRSAQASLTKASAITTTTNNQACAAFRSTAANGNTQNTATATAAAAATLANLANKGVKPKPTVAATPTAPAPAVFPPNFSDLNSNVDDSTGPGGKSGAFGATSAPKRGRGILNKAAGPGVRIPLCNSCNVQIRGPFITALGRIWCPDHFICVNGNCRRPLQDIGFVEEKGDLYCEYCFEKYLAPTCSKCAGKIKGDCLNAIGKHFHPECFTCGQCGKIFGNTPFFLEDGNAYCEADWNELFTTKCYACGFPVEAGDRWVEALNHNYHSQCFNCTFCKQNLEGQSFYNKGGRPFCKNHAR, encoded by the exons CATCGGAGGAGGAAGGCTTGCAGCCAGAATTTGAGGAGGAATGCTACGAGATGGACGTTGAGGTTGCCTTGGCAGCCAGTCGCCGTTCTCACGGCTCTAGCTTCACCTGGCCGCCGCCACAAGACGAGAATCATGCGGCACCAACGGCTGCACCTTTGTATATAGCGCCACCGGAGACGCAGCATGTAGTGGTCGCCAATCCGGTGCAAGAGGTGCCTCCGTTGCCACCGGGAACTGCGAGCTCTCGTCTCGAtccgcagccgcagccacagcaacagcagcaaccattgcagttgccacagcagttgcagcagcctCAGCAGTTGCCACAAGCGACTCCTCAGTGGCAGAGCTATTCGGCGCCACAGCTGAGCAATCAACGCTCGCAGCAGCCACAGATTCAGGAACAGGAATCCAGCTCGGACAGCTACACCTCAACGTCGACAACGACCACAACCACCTCGGAGGAGTATCAACGCATGTATGCCGCCCAGCTGCAAGCCTACCAAATGCAGCAGGCCTACGAGCAGTCTGGCTCCGAGTTCGACTACCAGCTGGACTATGGCAGCGCCATGGATGTTCAGGAGTATGCGTCGGGCAGACGCAGTGCCCAGGAATGCGTGGACTCGCTCTCGGCTCCGCTGAGCACGTACAAGCTCATTGATATGGTAAGGGAAGTGACCCCAAGTCCAGTGACAGTTCCCCAACCAGCTGCTGCACAGCCTGCTGCTCGCCATGTAGTGTTCAACGATGAGCCCGAGATCAAGGAGCTCCCACAGCTGCACACCGAACTGGAGACAATACCCGAATCAGCGTCCGAAGCTGAACTGGCTGCACAGCCTGCGACAGCTTGGGCAGCAGTTGGCGACGATGCTGACGATCGAGAGGGGCTCATCATCGAGCAGCGCTGTCAGATTCTGGAGAGTGAACGCATGTTTCAGCCAACGcctgaaataaaaattgaaatagcgCCAGTGCGACCGCGTCCAGCGCCTTCTAAGATACCCAATCCCTCGCCCAAGGAGTGGATCAATCCCATGATTCGTGTGCTGACCACAGCTTCCGATGTGCCCTTCCACCTGGTTGAGTGTCCTTTTCCTAAGCCCTGCGATGATGACTTTGAAGCAGCCGCCGCAGCCGCTGAGGAagcagccgctgcagctgcagccgccccagttccagcttcagctccagtGTCAGCTCCAGCTCCTCCCCAAGTAGCCGCTCCTCTACCACCAGTTGATTCCTATGCCATTGAGTTACTCCGTGAGTCTCCGCCTCGTGGTACTCGACTCACTCAAGCCATGTCCACAGCTCCGGAGTTCGCAGTGCGCTTTGCGCCACCTGCCGCCGAGGGTATTCCCCTGCCGGAGGAGACCGTGCCCTACATGCCACCACCCATGGACATGAAGCCCTATCTGCGCGAAGATTACCGTCCTAAGAGTCCGTTTGTTAGCGCTTTGACCACAGCACCCGAGCGTCCCTTTGAGGGTCATTTCGATCGGGATGTGCCCATCCATTTGATAGACCTGCCCACACCCAAGGAGCACCTGAGCATGTGTGATGCCCTCTGCACGGCCCCCGATCGCGGCTACACCCCACTGAATCCCGAGAATGCCACTCAGCGCTGGGACGAAGAGCAAAAACAGCaggaattgaaaaaatatgaatttcagGTGCTCGATCATGAGGAGGAACTGGGCATCAAGCCCCAACCACCGGAGTCCGTGGAGTACTATACTACAGAGGATCCACAGCAGCGTCGCAAGTCCTCAGCGTTTGCGGCAATGCAAGCATTCCAGCCATCTCGAGAACCgctttcctcctcctccgccacGAACACAGTCACAAATACGCCACGTGCCTCTATTGCCTCCCTGTCCAAAGAACAGACAGATCTTGAGTACCAAAAGTACTGCAAGGCGCAGCAACGCAACCAGAAACGACTTGACTTCTATCACAAAAAGGAAGAggagttgcaacaacaacaacaacaacagcaaccatcacaacagcaacacttaGAAACTAACCCGATTAACTCGAATACGCTAGTTACCGCTTCCAATGCGACTGCTTCCTCTAACTCCTCTTCCACAGTCCAACAGTCCAACAACAGCACGaccatcatcaacaacaacaacagcaacaacctcaacctcaacagccaaatcaacaacaatctgaacagcaacaacatcagctaTGTCGCCCAGTCCCAACTGCAGACCCAGGCTAGCAGCCGCTCCTCCTTTTCAGCAACTTCCACCCTAACAGCTGTAAATACCGCTACCAAAATGGATGCACACGAGCTGATCGAGGAAACCGCCGAGGAACTCGAGCACTCCGAGGTCCTATTCCCGCCACCATCCCCGCTCAGTCATCTCAAGGGCAAAGCCGTTCAATCCGGTCTGCACAAGGCCGATACCATACCCAAGTATCAGCGCAATTGGACCGTGCTGCCCACACAGAGTCCCATTCGCACACCGGAACCCCAGGAGTTGCGCGAGAATGTTCCGCTTGCTTTCGTCGATGCCCCCAAGACAGACACTGTACATAAACCCATTGCCAAGGTGTGCGCTTCCGTTTGCGGGGCTAACAACGGGTCACTACCGGGTGCAGGATCGTGCTCAGCATCGGGTTCAGGATCAGTGCCAACGGCTGCTCGAGGTTCTATTGTCTCATTAGGTCAGGGCCAGGTCAAGCCAACTGTGCAGCCGTCGGTGCCGATCATTATTGAAGATCGTTCGGGTCCAGTAACGATGGCTTTTCAATCACTAGATGAATTCGAGCGTCCTGATCAATCACAGACGCCCACGCGTCCCTACACGCCCTCCATGAACTCGATGATCAACAAACCGGCTCCGATCATACCCTTCTACCAGACGCCTGAGAAGCTGCTCTTCGACGAGTGCCCAGCTTCCCATGCTCGCGACTACAATCAGGGAGCTGCTTCCCCGTTTCCGGATCGGGCTCGCTCCCCGGCGCCAGGACCTCCACCCAATCCCCTGGCTGCCATTCGGGCACCACGCATGAAGGAGCCCGCTGAGTCAACGCTGCTCTCAGTGTCTGGACCTCGTCTGCAAGCTGGCTCTATTACAACCGGCCAAAGTTATCAGGGTCAGCTGTTGGCGCACTCCGAACTCAGTTCACAGTCGGCTAGCCAGAGTTACACACAGCAACCGGAGATCGTGAGGGAACGCCAGATCGGCAATCTCAATGTTCAACAAAGAGAGCAATCgtcgcagctgcagcagcagcaacagtcgcagttgcagtctCAGACAAAGACACAAATTGGCAACACGCAGATCGAACGCAGGCGCAAGGTGACTGAGGAGTTTGAGCATACTCAGAGTGCCAAGACTATTGAGATTCGCACTGGCTCGAAGACGCAATCACAGCTTGAATCGCAATCACAGTTGGAGTCGTCAGAGCGCCGTCAGTCATACGGTCGCACAGGATTTGTGGCTAATCAAGCACGTCGCTTGTCCGGCCTGGAACAGGAGATCAGCAGCCTAACGAGCCAGTCGCAGGCCATTAGCGCCAGAGCTTCCACCTTGGGTGAGGGCAACTTTCCGCAATTGCGGTCGCCCACTTTTGAGAGCAAGTTTCCGCTGAATAAACCAACACCCGAAGCAACTGCCTCTTCCAGTCTCGGACCACCACCTGGCTTCCGTcagcagcaagaacagcaccagcaacagcttcaacagctgcaacaacagcagaagtcTGCGTTCTCCTCGGGCTTTAAGTCCACATCTTCGGTGGTCTCCGCTTCTCAACAGCAACTGCGCACTCAGAGCGCCTACACGAATGCCGCGAGCTCATCGCtaacatcagcaacatctGCAATTGCATCGTCATCGTTAACATCATCCACCACAGCATCAaccacagcatcagcatcagcatcaaggTCGGCGCAAGCCAGTCTAACCAAAGCTTCTGCTATTACTACCACGACTAATAATCAAGCCTGTGCCGCATTCAGGAGCACAGCAGCCAATGGCAACACCCAAAATACAGCTACagccacagctgcagctgcagcaacgcTGGCCAATTTGGCTAACAAGGGCGTGAAGCCTAAGCCAACAGTTGCTGCCACGCCTACTGCGCCCGCTCCAGCTGTATTTCCGCCCAATTTTAGTGATCTAAACTCAAATGTTGATGATTCCACAGGTCCTGGCGGCAAGAGCGGCGCCTTCGGTGCCACATCGGCTCCCAAGCGTGGACGCGGTATCCTCAACAAGGCCGCTGGCCCAGGTGTTCGCATCCCATtgtgcaacagctgcaacgtGCAGATCAG AGGACCCTTCATCACGGCTTTGGGTCGCATCTGGTGCCCCGATCATTTCATTTGCGTGAACGGCAACTGCCGTCGTCCACTGCAGGACATCGGCTTCGTTGAGGAGAAGGGCGATCTTTACTGCGAGTACTGCTTTGAGAAGTATCTGGCCCCCACCTGCAGCAAGTGCGCTGGCAAGATCAAG GGTGATTGTCTGAATGCCATTGGCAAGCACTTCCATCCCGAGTGCTTTACTTGCGGCCAGTGCGGCAAGATCTTTGGCAACACGCCCTTCTTCCTAGAGGATGGCAATGCATACTGCGAGGCTGACTGGAATGAGCTCTTCACCACAAAGTGCTACGCTTGCGGCTTCCCCGTGGAGGCTGGCGACAGATGGGTTGAGGCTCTTAACCACAACTATCATAGCCAATGCTTCAACTGCACT TTCTGCAAACAAAATCTGGAGGGTCAGAGCTTCTACAACAAGGGCGGTCGTCCCTTCTGCAAGAATCATGCGCGTTAA